The window TACCATTTTGTCACCACACCTTACACGATCATCGTCGCCATTGAGGCGATCTTGGGGTACCGCTCTGCGATCTCACGGGGGACAGCACCCTTGATCTCGGTTCCCTTCGGCTCGCCGCGGTCGTTGACCAGCACCATGGCGTTGTCCTCGAACGAGAGACGGATGCCGTTCGCGCGGCGGATCTCTTTCTTCTGCCGGATGACCACAGCTTTTTCGAGCTTCCGCCGCATCTCGGGGGTGCCCTTCTTGACACTCACGGTCGCCATGTCGCCGATGCCCAGGCAGGGCTGCCGCTTCCGGACGCCGTGGTAACCATCGACCGAGACGACCTCAACAAGTCGTGCGCC of the Methanoculleus thermophilus genome contains:
- the rpl14p gene encoding 50S ribosomal protein L14, producing the protein MKALQSTIPRALATGTRVVCSDNTGARLVEVVSVDGYHGVRKRQPCLGIGDMATVSVKKGTPEMRRKLEKAVVIRQKKEIRRANGIRLSFEDNAMVLVNDRGEPKGTEIKGAVPREIAERYPKIASMATMIV